CCGCTCCCTGTGGTATCGCCCCCAAAGATCAGGAGCGCTGGCTCGGTGACTGGTTCGGTGATTTCGAGACCTACGGTGCCAAGACAAGCCAGACCGACAAAGCTACCAAACTCCTCGAAGGAGCCGGATACTCCCGACAGGGCGGAAAATGGAAGGACGAAAATGGCAACACGCTCGGCGGGGACTACTACACGCCAGCGGGCTGGACGGATTGGACGACCATGACGCAGACAGTCGTCGATCAGCTGAACAACTTCGGATTCGACTTCTCGATCAGTACGAAGCCAACAAACGACTGGTTCAACCAGTTCTCCAACAGCAATTTCAAGATGGGAGCGATGTACTGGCTACCAGGCGGTTCGCGGTCGACGTTCCCGTATTTCCCACTGTACTACCAGCTGTGGGCGACTGACATTGGTGGTGGACACGGCTACCGGAAGAAGGCGGACTCGAAACAGACGATCCCTGGCAGGAGTGGCGGAAAGATGACGCTAAACCCGTTAAAGGTGACCGAGAAGATCGCTAAACAGTCCAGTGAAGAGAAATCGAGACCATTCGTCCAGAAGGCGGCGTGGCACAGCCACATCGAACTGCCGTTCCTCGGGCTGGTATCCAAGTTCGAACAGTCTTGGGTGACGGACGACGAGTGGACAATCGCCGAAGAAGGCAGTCCCAATCGCCGTGTCAAGTGGCCCCCGTTCTGGTGGCTGCACGAGGGAGAACTGCAGTACAATGCATAGTTATAGCTATCAACGATGAACTACTATCTCAAGCGGACGGCAAGAATACCGGCGACCATACTCGCAGTTGTAACGCTCACCTTCGGATTGATCCGGTTGCTCCCGGGTGGACCGTTCACACAGCTACGAATCGAACTCATACGACAAGGGGTTCCGGTCGAACAGGTCAATGCACGAATCGAGGCGCTCCAGAACATTCGGCCCGACGCCCCACTCTACGTCCAGTACTTCGACTACCTTGCAGGTGTCGCTCAGCTCGATCTGGGTCGGTCGATTTCGTTGGACCAGCCCGTTATCGAAGTCATCGCCAGAGCGCTCCCGTGGACGGTGTTCATCGTGGTCGTCTCCACGGTGCTGATGTTCGTTGGCGGCGTCCTGCTCGGTGCGATTCAGGCGTACTGGGAGGGATCAAGGTTCGACAAGACTTTCTCGGGCGTATCGATCCTCTTGACATCGATTCCGTACTACATTTTCGCGGTGGTATTTGTGTTCTTCTTGGCGTTCCAGTACAGGCTGTTCCCGACGGGGGATGCGTTCGCGCGGGGTCTCGATGCCACACTCAATCTGGAGTACATTCTGAGCGTTCTCCATCACGCTGCGCTGCCTATTTTAGCGTTCACTATCGGAGGAATTGGATCGACAGCACTCAACATGCGTGGAAACAGCATTCAAGTACTCGGCGAGGAGTACGTCGAAGTCGCTCGGCTTCGTGGTCTCTCCGACAGCCGCATCGCCACCCGTTACGTCGCGAAAAACGCTATTCTCCCGATGTACACGGGACTGTTGCTGATGATCGGCTTCCGACTCGGGGGGACTGTCGTGCTCGAGGAGATTTTCTCGTATCCCGGCCTCGGTTACTACCTGATCTCCGGGGTCGAAGCGAACGACTATCCGCTCATGATGGGATGTTTCTTGGTCATCACGACCACGCTCGTCGTGGCGGTTTATATTGCTGACTTGACGTACGGACTGATCGATCCGCGTATCAGCGTAGGTGATTCGAATGACTACTGAAAGTGGATCCACCTCGGAGGAGATCGACTGGCGTTCCGATGCGTCCTCATCTGAGATGAGCCGCCGTGACCGGTTAGAGGAGCTATACCAGCAGACGATCTATGAACCCGCTGTTGTTGCGTGGTCGGACTCACGCACTCGTCTCGGTATCTCTATCCTGAGTGTCTACCTCCTTATGGCGCTGGTGGAGATTCTAGGTCTCTGGCGCAACCCTTCAACTAGTCAGGCGGACCGTCTTCTTACTCCGTTCCAGAACATGCAATACCCGCTCGGGACGACCCAGTCTGGAGTCGACTTGTTGGCCTTGATCATTGATTCGACACCGTTCATCCTATTGATGGTGTTGGCAGGCGGCGTGTGGGCGACTGGTATCGCTGTCGTGGTCGGAACGGTCTCGGGCTATAAGGGTGGGGTGATCGACACCGTTATCACATCGTTCTCAGATTTCTTCATGGCGATTCCAGGACTCCCGCTCGTCATCATTCTAGCGCTTACGTTTAGTCCAGAGAACCCGATCTTTCTCGGGATGATCCTTACGATCAACTACTGGGCCGGTCTCGGTCGCTCGATACGGTCGCAGGTCCTCTCGATACGGGAGGCGAGCTACGTCGAGGCGTCCCGGGCGATGGGAACGAGCACGCCACGTATCATCCTCAAGGACGTGCTCCCGAACATCATGCCGTATGTGATGGTCAATTTCGTGTTTGCTGCGCGCTACACCATTTTCGCGTCCGTTGGACTGTACTTAATCGGCGTGCTACCTTACACAGGACAGAATTGGGGAGTTACGTTGAATAATGCGTACAACAATGGCGGATTGATCACGATGCAGGCGTTCCACTGGCTTCTCGTCCCGATCGTTGCAATCGTCGGGTTAGCCTTCGGGCTCATTCTGGTGAGCCAAGGAATGGACCGAATCTTCAATCCCCGGGTCCGGACCCGTCTCACTGGCGAATCCGAGTCCGTTGAAACAGAAAGCGATACCTCATCGACGGGGATGATGTAAATGAGTACTGATAGTCCATCTGGGAATCAGGCAGTGTCGAATAGCGTCAGCGACGACCCAATCCTCGAAATTAGCGATACGAACGTCACCTACAGCGATGGCGATACATACGTCCTTGAGGACGTCAACGTCGATATCGATCGGAACGAGGTTCTCGGGATTGTTGGTGAAAGCGGAAGCGGGAAGTCGATGTTCGCTTCAGCGCTCCTCGATGCTGTCCCCGATCCCGGAGTTCTCACCGGACAGATCCGCTATCACCGAGAGGACGGATCGACCGTCGACGTTCTCGAATTGAGTGATGAGGAACTCAGGCAGTTCCGCTGGGAGGAAGTGGCGATGGTATTTCAGGGTGCGATGAGTTCGTTCAACCCGACGATGAAGATCAGAGCCCACTTCGAGGAGACGCTCATGAGCCACGATAGAAACGTCTCCGAGGGTCTGGAGTTCGCCCACGAACTCCTCGAAAATCTCTATCTCGAACCCGAACGGGTACTCGATTCGTACCCCCACGAGCTCTCTGGTGGGATGCAACAGCGCGCACTCATTGCGCTGAGCATGGCGCTGAATCCCGAAGTGCTGGTAATGGACGAGCCAACGGCTGCGCTCGATCTGTTGATGCAGCGGTCGATCCTCAAACTGCTCGACGAACTGCAACAGAAGTACGACGTGACGATCATCTTCATCACACACGATCTGCCGCTGGTCGCGTCCCTCGCTGACCGGATGGCCATCATTTATGCGTTCCAGTTCGTGGAGATCGGACCACGCGATGAGATTATCGGCGATTCGGCTCACCCATACACCCGGGCGCTGTTGAACGCAACACCAAACCTCGACGCACCGTTGGGAGAGATGCGGCCCATCGAGGGAGAAGGTCCCGCTCCAGTGAACGTCCCGACTGGGTGTCGGTTCCACCCGCGGTGCTCACTGGCGACGGATGAGTGTCGGAGCATTCACCCACCGCTCGATCCGATTGACGAGTCTAGTAACGATCATCGGTCCGCGTGTCACCACTGGGAAGAGTCCCGCGAGGAGATTCCGCTCAACTTCGGACAGAGTGACTTCGATGACGTCCGCTCATCCGAGAGAGCGAAATCAGCAGGACGAACGGCCCCAACGGATGAGTCACCGCTCCTGTCACTTGATGATGTCGAGGTTCACTTCACGAAAGAGCAGGGGCTACTCGACCGGTTTACGAAGGAGCCGGACGTCGTACGGGCGGTTGACGGTGTTTCGCTCGATATCCACGAGCAGGACCTCGTGTGTCTCCTTGGTGAGAGTGGCTGTGGTAAGACGACACTAGGAAAGACGATGATTGGACTCCAGCGCCCGACTGGTGGATCGATTGCGTATCGCGGTCAGGATATCTGGGAGGCGAGTGACAGCGATATTCCGTACGACGATATCCGGTCAGCGCTCCAGATTATTCATCAGGATCCGGGAAGCGCACTCAATCCCAACCGGCGGATCGTTAACATTCTCTCAGAGCCCCTCAGGCATACACACCCAAACAGTAGCAGAACCGAGCGCCGCAGTCGGATCACGTCGCTGCTCGAACGAGTCGGCATGACGCCAGCGGAGGACTTTATCAGCCGGTATCCCCACCAGCTCTCGGGCGGTGAAAAACAGCGCGTTGTGCTTGCGCGTGCGTTGTTGATGAATCCGAACGCGATCCTTGCTGATGAGGCTATCAGTGCGGTTGATGTCTCACTGCGAATAGAGATCATGGATCTCATGCTCGAACTGCAGTCCGAGTTTGAGACGTCATTCTTGTTCATCTCACACGATCTCTCGAACGCCCGATATTTCGCCGAACACGGTGACGGACGGATCGCCGTCATGTATCTCGGTGAGATTGTTGAGATCGGATCGGCTGAGCGTCTTATCCACGATCCGCGCCACCCCTACACAGAGGTGCTCCGATGGGCAACTCCGAATCTGGATCTCGAGGCTATGGAGGCAGACGAACCACCAGTCAGGACGGTCGACGTACCAGATCCGGTCGACCCACCGTCTGGCTGTCGGTTCCACACTCGCTGTCCCGTCGCACGTGAGACGTGTCGGGAACAGCATCCGGAGCTACAGGAGTGCGAGGACGCCGATGGGATGGCCGCGTGCTTCCGCGAGCATCCAGATCACGAATACTGGGACAGTGAGCCACTCGCAGGTGCGGTCGAGGAACGGGATCAGTTCGAGTAAAGGACGTCATTTTTGTTGCCGATTGACGAGCGTTATGGTGGAGTCTCTCGGCAAGGTTAGTATATTATTCTATTGTCAACTCGTACGCCCAATCCGTAGCCGGGATCTCAATAGTCGATTTTTCATTACGATTTCACGAACGTAAGTTTCTATCTTAGGTCAGTACGACTACGTATTCTTGAACCGACTGTCGAAGAAACTAACAGCATGTAGAGCCTGCTGTATTCTCTGTTTGAAAATGAGAATGCATTCAAATCCTCGAATATATAGTACTGATGAAGTGTGGCTGAACATGATATGTAGTGAGTACAACTCGTCAATCCAAAATATTAGTAAGTACAGATGAAATCATCCACTATGGACCCAATTGGTGATTTAGAGATTTGTTGGGCCCATCTATGACGTAGTACGATGATAAAAGTCGGAAATCACAAGAAATTCGATTGCGTTTCTTGTTTTATCTTAATGCAAGAGGTATGATTTGAGTGCCTTCTGCAAATCAAGGTATTCGAACTGAATTGAGATCATATAATAAAGATATACATATAGTGAAGATGATATTCATATTTCTTTAGGCGTGTATGGTGAGCTGTAAAATCAAATAGTGACTTACTGTGGTTTATTGAATGGAGGTGTAGCCCGTAACTTATGTTCTGAATAGTTACTTTCACATGGGGAGTTATAGAATTGTCGCGATCAGTGTTTTTATTAGGTTACCATCCTCCAGTTGATGAATGTTTAATGTAGGTGTGTTCGTCGCGTTTGTCCCGATCGCAATTGCTCTCATTGTCTCCCCTGGTCCAGACAGTATCTATACGCTGACCCGTAGCATCAGTGACGGTCAGTCATCTGGTGTGATGGCTGCACTCGGCTCGTCTGCTGGCAGTATGGTTCATACAACAGCCGCTGTGTTGGGACTAACAGCCATTCTGCGAACGTCAGCGTTGGCATATTCATTCGTCAAATTCATCGGAGCGGCGTATCTCGTTTATCTTGGTGTACAGACGTTCAGAAACACGGACGAATTCGAAATCACGCCAGAAAGTTCTAGCTATACGCCACGTGAGTCGTTCCGAAGTGCTTTGATGATCAATGTTTTAAACCCGAAGGTCGCAGTGTTCTTTCTTGCCTTCCTTCCTCAATTCGTCCAACCGGGAAGCAACACAACTGTCCAAATTTTCGCGCTCGGAATCGTGTTCGCTAGTCTTGGGTTTCTGTACCAAGCGATACTCGCGGTGTTTTCAGCGCGAGCACGCAGGGTGATTACCGAACGCGAACTCGTTCAAACGATGCTTCGCACAGTAAGTGGGAGTGTTCTTGTTGGCTTCGGTGTAAAACTCGCTCTTGAACGACGAACTACCTCATAGCGTAGTATTGGACTCCGCCGCGACGAATCAGAGTCGTTCATCAGGTGATGGACACCGGCGGATGTAGACTAGATACCAAACAGAGACTGGTTCTCATCGTGTTTCTCGACATCCGGTCCGCGGGATACGTCTGGTATTCGGATGAGGCACCCACGTTTTGAGGATTCTCATTCCCAGTGTCGGAAAGCGCTGTATGTCTGTCAACTACGATTGCAGTCTTCAATTTCGGCCGCGTTGATATCATCCAAATCGGTGGGGGAATTTTCATCCGGTTCTGCGGTTGTAAGACAGCACGCAGGACTTGCCCTGTAGTAGATGCCAGCCTCGTTGAGTGTAGACCGTGCGAGTGGTGTCTCTGCGTCCCATTCTGGAAGGTATCTATCCACATCATTAACAGCGACCACGACAACAATGGAAGCGTCAGCCGGATACTGAGGATTAGCCTGAGCGACGGTGACCCCACCGTACATGAGCCAATCGGCAGCAGCTTTTGATGGCAGAGACACAACGACTGATCTCGGGGCTAATGAATCATCACGGTCGATGACTGTGTCACCAATCTCGAAAGGGCAGCTTGTCATGATTGCACATGACGTCCTGCGATCGGACCGGCTATAACGGCTTCTTAGCTTCAAACTGTTGTTTTTTGAACTACAAAGGCGTGAATAAGGTGGATCAATGATCGAAATAGACGATCACTCGTCGCCAAGGAGCGCCATTTGTTGGAGATAATTATCCCGCAGTCGCTGTTCAACCAAACGGAGCCAGTCGCTGTCCTCAATATTGATATTCTCACGGAGAATGCGGACGAACGAGTCAACATCTTTCGGGTCCTCCTCTGGAAACTCCTTGACGATACGTTCCCGAACGAACTGTCTATTTTCGGGGGTACAGGGATCGTGACGTGATTGTTCAAACGCACGGACAGCAATCCGGAATAGCTTCCCATCTCGATCATCAAGCCGTGAACCGATACGGGCGACATCGCGCAACGTGCTGTCCGATGTATTGTCCCGGTCGACTTGCGTTGCCGCTCTACGAATCGCCTCCATCTTCGTTTCACCCAATCCATAATTAACGATTCCCTCAACTACCCCATCCCGCGTCGATTGAGTTGTGGGCTTCAGGTACGCCCGATAATTCGCACTCGAATACGGTGGATCGTCGACGACAAACGTAATCTCACGTCGTTTGTTCTCCATTAGCGTCGAAATGAATCCGTAAAGGGTGATCCAAGATATTCGTCCCAGCGAGATCTCTCATGCCGTGGTGTAAGCACTGTATGACGGATTGTGACGCAGCTATTATGTGAACGCTTCCCAATCATATCACCACCGTTTGAACTGATATCGTAAAAATATTTTCATAACAAATGTAGGTGATAGTGAATCTGAATATGTCAGTTTAGCACTCTGCGGTGATCGCAGTAGAGTGGGTGGGTTATTTTCTATCTTTGGACCGAATGTACATATCTGATGACGATTTGTTTATCACGGTAATTAATTATTTTTATCATAGCGAATTGGACGAGTTCTCGAATACATTCTTTAAAGTTATCTGAGACGTATCAGAACTGGTAATAGGACTGACCGGTGCAGGCTAACTGACATTCGAGCCAGTGCATTGGACGTATCCTGACTATCGACACGGTTCAAATTAAAGTTGATACTAATTACTCATCTGTTCGGAGGCACTCTATGCTATTGCTCTCCGTTCATCAATCGGAGTTGTGCGTGAGTCGCCACTGCGGGTTTACTGGGTGTGATGACTCATCGTTTCCAGCACACTTACCGAGATACGTCAGTGTCCCTGTTACGGTATGAACATTCACCTGCGCATCGAGGTGACATCCGTCAATATGCCCCATAATGCCGTACGTGTTGGTTGCAGTTGCTTTGGCCACATCACCAGAGAGTACATTGAGGTAGTTGCGCTGAAGCATGACCGCGTCCGACGATTTGACGACAACAACAGTCTATCCATCACCGATTGTTGCTGTGAACGTTCCAGTATTCACGGTCGCGTTGGCTCGCACCCGAATGAGAAGTCCTTTTGATCGCGTGATCGATTTAGAACGTCCCGGAGAACAGTGCGTAACTGAACACGAGAGTGAGTAGTCCCGTTGCTGTTCCATAGTAGAGCAGAGGAAGGAGTTCCAGCCGGATTACTCGCCCCTCCTCGCCAACGAGACCAACGACAGCCAACGCAGCGACAACATTGTGGACTGCGATGAGGTTGCCGATTGCGCCGCCGACTGCTTGTGTCCCTAGCATGATTGTTTTTGATGTGCCGATCTGATCTGCAACACCGTACTGGAACGTCCCAAAGAGGATGTCGGAGACGGTGTTCGATCCCGCGAGGAACGCACCGAGTGCACCGACAAACGGTGCAAAGAACGGATACACCCCGCCAGCGACGGTTGCCATGCTCTCTGAGAGAACGATGAGCATACTATCAGTATTTGTCGCTTCGCCAGACTGTAACATTATTTGTACTGTTGCGACCGCGAATAACAGCGCAATGACAGCCGGCGTGACTTTCTCGATCGTTTCAGCCCACGTCGCATGCACTTGTTCTACGTTCATACCGTGTAGAGCGATGGTGGCGAGGTGAACGACGACGAACACTGCACCCGGTAGATACAGTAGCGCGAAGTCACCGCTGAGACCTGTTCCAAAAATGTTCTCCCACGCGAGCGTGAATAGCGAATCTGTAACGAACGCCTTCACAGGGTCGACAACCCGCGTTACAACGAGCAACGCCGCGACGAGGACGTACGGAGTCCACGCTTTCCACAGCGGCATCTGCTGAACGACGCCACCGTCAGCGGCGACCATACCACTATCATCCTGCGTCGTGGATTCACCGGGTTGGATATCACCGACCCAGTGGCTCGGCCACTGTTCTTGATCGGCAAAGTCCCACTCCTCATCAGGGTGGAAAAATCCGGCTTTCAACGCAGAAACCGTAACGAGGAGACCAACCATCGCCCCTGCGAGGCCGGGAAAGACCGGTCCCAAAAAGTACGCGGTGAGAAAATACGGAACCGAGAACGATCCCCACGCGAATAGCGTCAGTGGCAGAACTTCGAGCGCCGGTTTGATTGAACGCTCCTCCCCGAAGAACCGCGTCATCATCGCTACACCAATGAACGGCAGGAACATGCCGACGATGACGTGAAAGGATGCTGCGAACACAGCGATCTCACCGACCCACTGGGAGACAGTCATTCCGTGGCTCCCGACTGCTTCCTTGATGAGCGGAACGCTCTTGAAGATATCAATCATTCCGATGATGAGCGGAGTACCAACTGCGCCAAACGTAATCGCCATGAGGTTTCCAGTCAGTGCGACGACGACAGCTGCGAGTGGTGGGAATCCAAGTCCGACGAGGAGTGGGCCAACGATGGCAGCAGGCGTGCCGAATCCGGCGGCCGCCTCGATAAACGATCCCATCAGAAATACGAGCAAAACGACCTGTATGCGGCGGTCCTCACTGATCGATGCGAACCCACTATTGATAGCGTCGAACGCACCTGTCTGTTTCAATGTGTACAACAGGAGAATTGCACCGAAAACGATGTAGAGGATGTTCGCAGCAGTGATGAAGCCGTTGATGGTTGCCGCTGCGATCCATGTTAGATTCATTCCCCACCCAAGAACACCAGCACCGATGGCGACAATCCACGCGACAGGCATTGCGCGCGTGGCTGGCCAATACTGGCCAACCATCAGAAACGCGATGGTCAAGAGTGGGAGGAGTGCAATGAGGATGTCAACAGGGCTACCCATGCCGAACCTCACTGTTTGTTTGCAGACAACTATACTGTCTTTCATCTATCGGCATCGATGCCACCTTGGTAACTATCATTCCATGCCGTAACTCATCTGGCATGAGATACGACCACCAATCCATGTACTATAATACCCACTGTTCGTTGCCACTTGTGACATTTTATCCCAGAATCTACCGGAACGATACACACGTGTGTACTGGCTTATAGTGTGTTATTGAGCCGTCTATATCGTGTTCGATCGTTTTCTGATTTCAGCATCGAGGGGGCCGAGTACAGTCGTCTGTACTGGGTTGCAGTCGTATGCATAGGGGAGTTCAGTCGTATGAATTGGATATTCAGTCGAGTGTATAGGCTTATGTTTTCGTGTGCAGAGGCTCGCACATGAACTCATCGACCAACAACCGAAAGCGGAACGAACACGGCCAGTTTGACGACAAAATACCCTCGGAATCTGCGCTCGGTGTATTCGAATCGCGTGAAGACCAAGCGCGACCGCTCACAGCGACAGACGTAATGGAGGCGCTCGACTGTTCACGTCGAACTGCGCACAACAAATTGAATATGCTCGTCGAAAAGGGCGTACTCGCCACGCGAAAGGTGGGGGCACGCAGTCGCGTCTGGTGGATTCCGATTGAGAACGCCTCAATGCCGAATCAGTCCGAGACAACCGAACAGCGCCACCCGCGGCCTGTCTCGAACGCGATTCAGCAGGCTGACCTCCCTGGCGAAGGCCCAACACTCGAAGCACGCCGCGAGGCACTAGCAGCAGCGCACGACTATCTCGCTGAGCATCCAGAGGCGAAGAAGGCGGACTTTCTCCGTGATGTCTACCACAGCTATCCTGCACAGTACGAGTCAGCAGAAGGATGGTGGAACGCGATTCAACCGGCGCTCAAGCAACTACCAGACGTCGATCCACCGAAGGAACGTGGTCATGTCTGGCATTTCCTCGGTGGCGACTGACGCCAATCATGTAGATTTATACCACAATGGTCCAAACCAATGGCAGAATTGGTTATTACAATGCGTTTGAATCGATGGCCACGGCCGAGACACTGTCTGTAATATACATTCATGGCACGCTCTCTCGACACGCACGAACAGACGTCTGCTGATGAGTCAGAGAGTGATCCCACCGACGATGTCTATGCCCCAGAAATCGAAGGGAAACAGTACCGCGGGACGTGGTATCTCCCCTTGCCGTACGACCAGCTTTCTGAAGCACCTGAAACCGACGACTATCCAACGCGTGGAACGGGTGGAACGTTCCGAATCGCCGATCTACCGCGGGTCCCTCGTGTCAGACACATTGTCGGTCCAAGCGCGCTCATGCTCGGTGCTTCGCTCGGAAGTGGAGAGACGCTGTTCTGGCCAGTTCTCATTGCACAACACGATTGGACGCTCTACTGGGCGTTCATTATTGGAGTCTTCACCCAATTTTTCATCAACACCGAACTCCAGCGGTGGACGCTCGCAACCGGTGAGAGCATCTTCCGGTCGTTCCTTCGAGTCCGTCAATTCTGGCCGTGGGTGTTTCTCATTGGCGGTCTTGTGAGTCTCGGTTGGCCCGGATGGGCGGCTGGTGCAGCACAGGTTGCGGTAACCGCCCTTGGATTAACTGGATCCGTCTCTGCAGTCGGTGTTTCACTCGCTAATTGGAAACTCATAGCCATCGGTCTGATGGGTGTGATCTGGTGCTCATATCAGATTTCGTCAGTCATGTACAACGCTGTTGAAGCGTTTCAGATTACGCTCCTGTTCGTCGCAACTGGTGCGGCGATTCTCCTTGTATTCGTCTCTAACGCGTTTACTGAACTTGCAACTCTTCCGTCGAACGTTCTTAATGGAAGCAGTACCATCCCATCGGGGATGGATCTCGCAGTCTTTCTCGGAGGGCTCGCCTTTGCCGGTGCCGGTGGCTATCTGAACCTCTCACAAAGTCTCTGGGCGCGTGAGAAAGGGTATGGAATGGGGAATTATCAAGGTCGTGTGAAGAATCCACTCATCGGTGACGATCCGGAACTGATCGAACGAAACGGTTTCACGTTCCGTCCGGTCGAACGTAACCTCCGACGGTGGCGTGGCTGGTGGCGCGTCATCCAATTAGAACATTTCCTGACGTTCGTCGTTGGCCTCATTTTCGTCGCCACGGTCCTTATGGCCGTCTCTGTCCGATACGCGTCCGGAACGGCGAGTGGCGCCATTACGATGTGGCTCGTCCAGATTGCGCCCCAGATTGGTGGTCTCGGTACCGTCCTCGTGTTCGTCGTCCTCTTCATTGCGCTCTTTACGACTGAGTACGCGATCGTCGAATCGTTCGTCCGAAACAGTGCTGATGCGCTCTATGAGACGTACGGACGCGATGCTGACTGGGAACTGTCTCGTCTCTTCTGGCGACTTCTCACTTCGTTCGTCGTCTGGGGCATTCTCATCATTCTCCTGTTTACAGCGCCCTTCGAGAACCAGGAGCCGTTCTTTTTCCTCGTCGTCGGCGCAGCGTTATCCGGGATAATGATGTGGCCGTACACAGTTCTCACGCTTATTATCAATACAACACGGCTTCCTGAACATCTTCAACCGGGATGGTTCCGCGTTGTGGCACTCTGGTGGGCCTCAAGCCTTTATGGCTATTTCAGCAGCCTCCTCATCGGCGAGACACTCTCTGAAATCACCGGTCTTGGCGTATTCGAAACGACTGTCACTGTTCTTGGGAGTGCGCCTGCCGGATACGTGATCTGGGTCGTGTTTTTCAGCGTCCAAACGTACGCAATCGTGCGATCGGTGCTCGGTAAACGGCGTGCAGCCGGTACTGTTGAATCTGCTGA
The nucleotide sequence above comes from Halocatena marina. Encoded proteins:
- a CDS encoding Nramp family divalent metal transporter translates to MARSLDTHEQTSADESESDPTDDVYAPEIEGKQYRGTWYLPLPYDQLSEAPETDDYPTRGTGGTFRIADLPRVPRVRHIVGPSALMLGASLGSGETLFWPVLIAQHDWTLYWAFIIGVFTQFFINTELQRWTLATGESIFRSFLRVRQFWPWVFLIGGLVSLGWPGWAAGAAQVAVTALGLTGSVSAVGVSLANWKLIAIGLMGVIWCSYQISSVMYNAVEAFQITLLFVATGAAILLVFVSNAFTELATLPSNVLNGSSTIPSGMDLAVFLGGLAFAGAGGYLNLSQSLWAREKGYGMGNYQGRVKNPLIGDDPELIERNGFTFRPVERNLRRWRGWWRVIQLEHFLTFVVGLIFVATVLMAVSVRYASGTASGAITMWLVQIAPQIGGLGTVLVFVVLFIALFTTEYAIVESFVRNSADALYETYGRDADWELSRLFWRLLTSFVVWGILIILLFTAPFENQEPFFFLVVGAALSGIMMWPYTVLTLIINTTRLPEHLQPGWFRVVALWWASSLYGYFSSLLIGETLSEITGLGVFETTVTVLGSAPAGYVIWVVFFSVQTYAIVRSVLGKRRAAGTVESAELTNGLFS